A genomic region of Streptomyces rimosus contains the following coding sequences:
- a CDS encoding TatD family hydrolase — MSSTTKDTPPPLPEPLRVAVADSHTHLDMQDGTVEDALAKAASVGVTTVVQVGCDVNGSRWAAETAAAYEAVHATVALHPNEAPRIVLGDPDGWSRQGAREPGGDAALDAALAEIDALAALPHVRGVGETGLDHFRTGPDGMAAQQRSFRAHIEIAKRHGKALVIHDREAHDDVLRILREEGAPERVVFHCYSGDAEMAKICAEAGYYMSFAGNVTFKNAQPLRDALAVAPPELVLVETDAPFLTPAPYRGRPNAPYLIPVTLRAMAEVKGMTEEALATAVAANTARAFGY; from the coding sequence ATGAGCAGTACGACCAAGGACACGCCGCCGCCACTGCCCGAACCGCTTCGGGTGGCGGTGGCGGACTCGCACACGCACCTCGACATGCAGGACGGGACGGTCGAGGACGCCCTCGCCAAGGCCGCCTCCGTCGGTGTGACCACCGTCGTGCAGGTGGGCTGTGACGTGAACGGCTCGCGCTGGGCCGCGGAGACCGCCGCCGCGTACGAAGCGGTGCATGCGACGGTCGCGCTGCACCCCAATGAGGCCCCGCGGATTGTCCTCGGGGACCCGGACGGCTGGTCGCGGCAAGGTGCCCGCGAGCCCGGCGGGGATGCCGCCCTCGACGCGGCGCTCGCCGAGATCGACGCCCTCGCGGCGCTGCCGCACGTCCGCGGCGTCGGCGAGACCGGTCTCGACCACTTCCGTACCGGCCCTGACGGCATGGCCGCACAGCAGCGCTCCTTCCGCGCCCACATCGAGATCGCCAAGCGGCACGGCAAGGCCCTGGTCATCCACGACCGTGAGGCCCACGACGACGTGCTGCGCATCCTGCGCGAAGAGGGCGCCCCGGAGCGCGTGGTCTTCCACTGCTACTCCGGCGACGCCGAGATGGCCAAGATCTGCGCCGAGGCCGGCTACTACATGTCCTTCGCGGGCAACGTCACCTTCAAGAACGCCCAGCCGCTGCGCGACGCGCTGGCCGTCGCCCCGCCCGAGCTGGTGCTGGTCGAGACCGACGCCCCCTTCCTGACGCCCGCGCCGTACCGCGGACGGCCTAACGCGCCGTATCTCATTCCGGTCACGCTGCGGGCCATGGCCGAAGTCAAGGGGATGACGGAGGAAGCGCTGGCCACCGCCGTGGCCGCGAATACGGCGCGCGCCTTCGGTTACTGA
- a CDS encoding resuscitation-promoting factor, producing MTHSQGSRSHRAAHAGRGPGAEPRTGAVEAPDPYGRYAPYGEYGEYGEYEAYGAYGSYGTYAAYGQNGPYDVYETYGAGTYDRYEHGDPVPALDPAPRYEAQLQEAPGGPAEPGGGAGAPEAGASEMPAVPPGRVPHQGPLVPLRDDLAGVSTPGLPPHQGRAAARRAARGTAHRRGMTGLGTVDRRSTDSTETRRRLLPQALVVAFLAGGTSAFIAHDKAVRIDVDGEPRTLHTFASDVGDLLADEDVRVGEHDSVQPAADAELTSGDEVVIRYGRPVRLTLDGQRRDVWTTAETVGGALRQFGVRAEGAHLSADPARRIGRNGLDLDVRTERSVTFVADGREHTVRTNAATVREALDQAGIALRGEDTTSVAPDSFPRDGQTVSVLRITGAEKVREETIAFETVKKADPTLFKGTETVVRQGRPGVRRLTYEVRTVNGVQQKPKKVGSEVVREPRDRIVHVGTKPVPERVAGADHLNWDALAECEAGGRPDAVDSSGTYGGLYQFDTGTWQGLGGSGRPQDAPAGEQTFRAKKLYISRGASPWPVCGRRLHG from the coding sequence GTGACTCATTCGCAGGGCAGTCGAAGCCACCGCGCCGCGCACGCCGGACGCGGACCGGGCGCCGAGCCGCGGACCGGAGCGGTCGAGGCACCCGATCCGTACGGGAGGTACGCGCCGTACGGGGAGTACGGGGAGTACGGGGAGTACGAGGCGTACGGCGCCTACGGTTCGTACGGGACGTACGCGGCGTACGGGCAGAACGGGCCGTACGACGTGTACGAGACCTACGGTGCGGGGACGTACGACCGCTATGAGCACGGCGACCCCGTACCGGCCCTCGACCCGGCGCCGCGCTACGAAGCGCAGCTCCAGGAAGCGCCGGGTGGGCCCGCGGAACCTGGCGGGGGCGCGGGTGCCCCGGAGGCCGGGGCTTCCGAGATGCCCGCGGTGCCGCCGGGGCGGGTGCCGCACCAGGGACCGCTCGTTCCGCTGCGCGACGACCTCGCCGGGGTGTCCACCCCCGGCCTGCCGCCGCACCAGGGCCGGGCCGCCGCCCGCCGGGCCGCCCGCGGCACCGCCCACCGCCGCGGCATGACCGGCCTCGGCACCGTGGACCGCCGCAGCACCGACAGCACCGAAACCCGCCGCCGGCTGCTCCCGCAGGCCCTGGTCGTGGCCTTCCTCGCCGGCGGCACCTCCGCGTTCATCGCCCACGACAAGGCCGTCCGCATCGACGTGGACGGCGAACCGCGCACCCTGCACACCTTCGCCTCCGACGTCGGCGACCTGCTCGCCGACGAGGACGTGCGGGTCGGCGAACACGACTCCGTCCAGCCCGCCGCCGACGCCGAGCTGACCAGCGGCGACGAGGTCGTCATCCGCTACGGGCGGCCGGTCCGGCTCACCCTGGACGGCCAGCGCCGCGACGTCTGGACGACCGCCGAGACCGTCGGCGGCGCGCTGCGCCAGTTCGGCGTCCGGGCCGAAGGCGCCCACCTGTCCGCCGACCCCGCCCGGCGCATCGGCCGCAACGGCCTCGACCTGGACGTCCGCACCGAGCGCAGCGTCACCTTCGTCGCCGACGGCCGCGAGCACACCGTGCGCACCAACGCCGCCACCGTCCGAGAAGCCCTCGACCAGGCGGGCATCGCGCTGCGCGGCGAGGACACCACCTCCGTCGCGCCCGACTCCTTCCCGCGCGACGGGCAGACCGTCTCCGTCCTGCGCATCACCGGGGCCGAGAAGGTCCGCGAGGAGACCATCGCGTTCGAGACGGTCAAGAAGGCCGACCCGACGCTCTTCAAGGGCACCGAGACGGTGGTACGGCAGGGCCGGCCCGGTGTGCGGCGCCTGACGTACGAGGTGCGCACGGTCAACGGCGTCCAGCAGAAGCCCAAGAAGGTCGGCTCCGAGGTCGTCCGCGAGCCGCGCGACCGCATCGTGCACGTCGGCACCAAGCCGGTGCCGGAGCGGGTGGCCGGCGCCGACCATCTGAACTGGGACGCGCTCGCCGAGTGCGAGGCGGGCGGACGGCCGGACGCGGTCGACTCGTCCGGTACGTACGGCGGGCTCTACCAGTTCGACACCGGCACCTGGCAGGGGCTGGGCGGCAGCGGGCGGCCGCAGGACGCGCCCGCCGGGGAGCAGACCTTCCGGGCGAAGAAGCTCTACATCAGCCGCGGGGCCAGTCCGTGGCCGGTGTGCGGGCGGCGGCTGCACGGGTGA
- the rsmA gene encoding 16S rRNA (adenine(1518)-N(6)/adenine(1519)-N(6))-dimethyltransferase RsmA, with amino-acid sequence MSNSTTDEPGPLLGAADIRELAAALGVRPTKQRGQNFVIDANTVRRIVRTAEVRPDDVVVEVGPGLGSLTLALLEAADRVTAVEIDDVLAAALPSTVEARLPGRADRFALVHSDAMLVRELPGPAPTALVANLPYNVAVPVLLHMLATFPTIDRTLVMVQSEVADRLAARPGNKVYGVPSVKANWYAEVKRAGAIGRNVFWPAPNVDSGLVSLVRREKPVATTASRADVFAVVDAAFAQRRKTLRAALAGWAGSAAAAEAALVAAGVSPQARGEALTVEEFARIAEHKPGREGGAA; translated from the coding sequence GTGAGCAACAGCACCACCGATGAGCCCGGCCCCCTCCTGGGCGCCGCCGACATCCGCGAACTGGCCGCCGCGCTGGGCGTACGCCCCACCAAGCAGCGCGGCCAGAACTTCGTCATCGACGCCAACACCGTCCGGCGCATCGTGCGCACCGCCGAGGTACGGCCGGACGACGTCGTCGTCGAGGTCGGCCCCGGGCTCGGCTCGCTGACCCTGGCGCTGCTGGAGGCCGCCGACCGGGTCACCGCCGTCGAGATCGACGACGTGCTGGCCGCGGCGCTGCCCTCCACGGTCGAGGCGCGGCTGCCCGGCCGCGCGGACCGCTTCGCGCTCGTGCACAGCGACGCGATGCTCGTACGGGAGCTGCCCGGGCCCGCGCCCACCGCGCTGGTCGCCAACCTGCCCTACAACGTCGCGGTGCCGGTGCTGCTGCACATGCTCGCCACGTTCCCGACCATCGACCGCACCCTGGTCATGGTTCAGTCCGAGGTCGCCGACCGGCTCGCGGCCCGGCCCGGCAACAAGGTCTACGGCGTGCCGTCGGTCAAGGCCAACTGGTACGCCGAGGTGAAGCGGGCCGGGGCGATCGGACGCAACGTGTTCTGGCCCGCGCCCAACGTCGACTCCGGGCTGGTCTCGCTCGTCCGCCGCGAGAAGCCGGTCGCCACCACCGCGAGCCGCGCTGACGTCTTCGCCGTCGTGGACGCGGCGTTCGCGCAGCGCCGCAAGACGCTGCGCGCCGCGTTGGCCGGGTGGGCCGGGTCGGCCGCGGCGGCCGAGGCGGCGCTGGTGGCCGCGGGGGTTTCGCCGCAGGCGCGGGGGGAGGCGCTGACGGTGGAGGAGTTCGCGCGTATCGCCGAGCACAAGCCGGGTCGTGAGGGGGGTGCCGCGTGA
- a CDS encoding 4-(cytidine 5'-diphospho)-2-C-methyl-D-erythritol kinase → MTGRSAVTVRVPAKVNVQLAVGGARADGFHDLANVFLAVGLYDEVTAAPAESLRVTAAGPDVDRIPLDRTNLAARAAELLAARYGLAPDVHLHIAKDIPVAGGMAGGSADAAGALVACDALWGTGASRDELLAICAELGSDVPFSLVGGVALGRGRGELLTPLEVGGTFHWVFAVADGGLSTPAVYREFDRLNEGVSVPEPVASGALVEALAAGDAVALAGAVSNDLQAAAVSLRPSLVDTLEAGGGAGALAALVSGSGPTTAFLAKDADAAAGVAAALMASGTCRVARVAAGPVPGATVV, encoded by the coding sequence GTGACCGGTCGGTCCGCCGTTACGGTTCGTGTGCCTGCGAAGGTCAACGTTCAGCTGGCTGTGGGGGGTGCGCGGGCGGATGGGTTCCACGACCTGGCCAATGTGTTCCTGGCCGTGGGGCTGTATGACGAGGTGACGGCGGCGCCTGCCGAGTCGCTCCGCGTCACCGCTGCCGGGCCGGATGTCGATCGGATTCCCCTCGACCGTACGAACCTGGCTGCGCGGGCTGCGGAGCTGCTGGCGGCGCGGTACGGTCTCGCGCCTGATGTGCACCTGCATATCGCCAAGGACATTCCTGTCGCGGGGGGCATGGCGGGGGGCAGTGCGGATGCGGCGGGGGCGCTGGTGGCGTGTGATGCGCTGTGGGGCACCGGTGCGTCGCGGGACGAGTTGCTGGCGATCTGTGCCGAGCTGGGTAGTGATGTGCCGTTCTCGCTGGTGGGTGGGGTGGCGCTGGGGCGTGGGCGCGGGGAGCTGCTGACGCCGCTGGAGGTTGGCGGGACGTTTCACTGGGTGTTCGCGGTGGCCGACGGGGGGTTGTCGACGCCGGCTGTGTACCGGGAGTTCGACCGGTTGAACGAGGGCGTGTCCGTTCCGGAGCCCGTGGCGTCGGGGGCGTTGGTGGAGGCGCTTGCGGCGGGGGACGCGGTGGCGTTGGCCGGTGCGGTGTCGAATGATCTTCAGGCTGCTGCGGTGTCGTTGCGGCCGTCGTTGGTCGACACGTTGGAGGCGGGGGGCGGTGCGGGGGCGTTGGCCGCGTTGGTGTCCGGGTCTGGGCCTACGACGGCGTTTCTCGCGAAGGATGCGGATGCGGCTGCGGGGGTGGCTGCGGCGTTGATGGCGTCCGGGACGTGTCGGGTTGCTCGGGTGGCTGCTGGGCCGGTTCCTGGGGCGACTGTCGTCTAG
- a CDS encoding alpha/beta hydrolase, with protein MDIRTYGPSGKSLDIHRPDGPPTATVLLWHGTGPDERDVLRPLARTAADHGLTVLVPDWRSDAADNGRTHLLESLAFARTFAQDEANGTFLLAGWSAGAGAAVGTALHPHLTAGHPPTAVLALSGRYDVPARTTGTPPLTDLEKGMTPTAPIHLLHGTTDTVIPTTHSRTMAEALRKAGHTTTYTECPTDHAGTIMTEYDPATNRCRPTEDEAAVAAGETAVQILAKSATTTGL; from the coding sequence ATGGACATACGGACCTACGGCCCGAGCGGCAAATCCCTGGACATCCACCGCCCCGACGGGCCGCCCACCGCCACCGTCCTCCTCTGGCACGGCACCGGCCCCGACGAACGCGACGTCCTGCGCCCCCTGGCCCGTACGGCCGCGGACCACGGCCTGACCGTCCTCGTACCGGACTGGCGCTCGGACGCCGCGGACAACGGCCGCACCCACCTCCTGGAGTCCCTGGCCTTCGCCCGCACCTTCGCCCAGGACGAAGCAAACGGCACCTTCCTCCTGGCAGGCTGGTCCGCCGGCGCAGGCGCCGCAGTAGGCACAGCCCTCCACCCCCACCTCACCGCAGGCCACCCCCCGACCGCCGTACTGGCCCTCTCCGGCCGCTACGACGTCCCGGCCCGCACCACCGGCACCCCACCCCTGACAGACCTGGAGAAGGGCATGACACCCACCGCCCCCATCCACCTCCTGCACGGCACAACCGACACGGTGATCCCCACGACCCACTCCCGCACCATGGCCGAGGCACTACGCAAGGCCGGCCACACCACCACGTACACGGAATGCCCCACAGACCACGCCGGCACGATCATGACCGAGTACGACCCAGCAACAAACCGCTGCCGCCCCACCGAGGACGAGGCGGCGGTAGCGGCCGGGGAAACGGCGGTGCAGATCCTCGCGAAGAGCGCCACAACCACAGGTCTGTAA
- a CDS encoding ABC-F family ATP-binding cassette domain-containing protein: MAVNLVNLEAVGKVYGTRALLDGVSLGVNEGDRIGVVGRNGDGKTTLIRILAKLEGPDDGRVTHNSGLRLGVLTQHDSLDPAATVRHEVIGDLADHEWRGNAKIRDVLTGLFGGLDLPGLGQGLDTVIGPLSGGERRRIALAKLLIAEQDLIVLDEPTNHLDVEGISWLAGHLRARRSALVCVTHDRWFLDQVCTRMWDVQRGDVHEYEGGYSDYVFARAERERIAASEEAKRQNLMRKELAWLRRGAPARTSKPRFRIEAANELIADVPPPRDTAELMKFANSRLGKTVFDLEDVTVQAGPKMLLKHLTWQLGPGDRIGLVGVNGAGKTSLLRALADAARTGGEAQPAAGRIVVGKTVKLAYLSQEVAELDPTWRVLEAVQRVRERVDLGKGREMTAGQLCEKFGFTKEKQWTPVGDLSGGERRRLQILRLLMDEPNVLFLDEPTNDLDIETLTQLEDLLDGWAGTMVVISHDRYFVERTTDRVFALLGDATLRMLPRGLDEYLERRQKVIEAAAPAAPAEAAPKQKPAAVTRAAQKELQKIERQLDRIGEKESKLHAQIAEHATDFEKVAGLDAQLRELAGEREELEMRWLELAEDA; this comes from the coding sequence ATGGCCGTCAACCTCGTCAATCTGGAAGCCGTGGGCAAGGTGTACGGGACGCGTGCGCTGCTCGACGGTGTCTCCCTGGGTGTCAATGAGGGGGACCGGATCGGCGTCGTGGGGCGTAACGGCGACGGCAAGACCACCTTGATCCGGATTCTCGCCAAGCTGGAGGGGCCCGACGACGGGCGGGTCACCCACAACAGCGGGCTGCGGCTGGGGGTGCTGACCCAGCACGACTCGCTGGATCCGGCCGCGACGGTGCGCCATGAGGTGATCGGTGATCTCGCCGATCATGAGTGGCGGGGCAATGCCAAGATCCGGGATGTGCTGACGGGGCTCTTCGGCGGGCTGGACCTGCCGGGGCTCGGGCAGGGGCTGGACACCGTGATCGGGCCGCTGTCGGGTGGTGAGCGGCGGCGGATCGCGCTGGCGAAGCTGCTGATCGCCGAGCAGGACCTGATCGTGCTGGACGAGCCGACGAACCATCTGGATGTCGAAGGCATTTCGTGGCTCGCGGGGCATTTGCGGGCCCGGCGGTCCGCGCTGGTCTGTGTCACGCACGACCGGTGGTTCCTGGACCAGGTGTGCACGCGTATGTGGGACGTCCAGCGCGGTGATGTCCATGAATACGAGGGTGGATACAGCGATTACGTTTTCGCCCGTGCCGAGCGGGAGCGGATCGCTGCCAGTGAAGAGGCGAAGCGGCAGAATCTGATGCGGAAGGAGCTGGCCTGGCTGCGCCGGGGGGCTCCGGCGCGGACGAGTAAGCCGCGGTTCCGTATTGAAGCCGCCAATGAACTGATCGCCGATGTGCCGCCGCCCCGGGATACCGCCGAGCTGATGAAGTTCGCCAACTCGCGGCTGGGCAAGACGGTTTTCGACCTGGAGGACGTGACCGTACAGGCCGGGCCGAAGATGCTGCTGAAGCATCTGACGTGGCAGCTCGGGCCGGGGGACCGGATCGGGTTGGTGGGGGTGAACGGTGCGGGCAAGACGTCCTTGTTGCGGGCGCTGGCCGATGCCGCGCGTACGGGGGGCGAGGCGCAGCCCGCGGCGGGGCGGATTGTTGTCGGCAAGACCGTGAAGCTCGCTTATCTGTCGCAGGAAGTCGCGGAGCTCGACCCCACCTGGCGGGTGCTGGAGGCCGTGCAGCGGGTGCGGGAGCGGGTGGATCTCGGCAAGGGCCGGGAGATGACCGCGGGGCAGCTGTGCGAGAAGTTCGGGTTCACCAAGGAGAAGCAGTGGACGCCGGTCGGTGATCTGTCGGGTGGTGAGCGGCGGCGGCTGCAGATTCTGCGGCTGCTGATGGACGAGCCGAATGTGCTGTTCCTGGACGAGCCGACGAATGATCTCGACATCGAGACGCTGACGCAGTTGGAGGACCTGCTCGACGGGTGGGCCGGAACGATGGTGGTTATCAGCCACGACCGGTATTTCGTCGAGCGGACCACGGACCGGGTGTTCGCGTTGCTGGGCGATGCGACGCTGCGGATGCTGCCGCGCGGGCTGGACGAGTATCTGGAGCGGCGGCAGAAGGTGATCGAGGCCGCCGCGCCCGCGGCTCCGGCCGAGGCCGCGCCCAAGCAGAAGCCGGCCGCTGTGACGCGTGCCGCGCAGAAGGAGCTGCAGAAGATCGAGCGGCAGCTCGACCGGATCGGCGAGAAGGAGTCGAAGCTGCACGCGCAGATCGCGGAGCACGCCACGGACTTCGAGAAGGTCGCGGGGCTGGACGCGCAGTTGCGGGAGCTGGCGGGGGAGCGGGAGGAACTGGAGATGCGGTGGCTGGAACTGGCCGAGGACGCGTAG
- a CDS encoding helix-turn-helix transcriptional regulator, with the protein MGVRLMVVDDHRLLAEALASALKLRGHRVLAAAAPSAGAADLVVSRAPEVCLLGTATPAEPGAFDPVVRIKKERPQVAVVVLGPVPNPRGIAAAFAAGASGYVRHDERIEGVERAMMKARAGEAAIAPQLLQQAFEELLHPAAQPDDEGARLLQMLTPREVEVLVRVAEGEDTRLIAAGMGIAPSTARTHVQRVLMKLGVGSRLEAAALAARTGLLDRAATRGADARAAAGAEAAPPP; encoded by the coding sequence ATGGGCGTGCGGCTGATGGTGGTCGACGATCACCGACTGCTCGCCGAGGCACTCGCCTCGGCCTTGAAACTGCGCGGGCACCGCGTGCTCGCGGCGGCCGCCCCGAGCGCCGGGGCGGCGGATCTGGTGGTGAGCCGCGCGCCCGAAGTGTGCCTGCTGGGCACCGCCACCCCGGCCGAGCCGGGCGCCTTCGACCCGGTCGTACGGATCAAGAAGGAGCGGCCGCAGGTCGCGGTGGTGGTGCTCGGGCCGGTGCCCAATCCGCGCGGTATCGCCGCCGCGTTCGCCGCTGGTGCTTCGGGATACGTACGGCACGACGAGCGGATCGAGGGCGTGGAACGCGCCATGATGAAGGCGCGGGCCGGCGAGGCGGCGATCGCGCCGCAGTTGCTCCAGCAAGCCTTCGAGGAACTGCTGCATCCGGCAGCGCAGCCTGACGACGAGGGTGCCCGGCTGTTGCAGATGCTCACTCCGCGCGAGGTGGAGGTGCTGGTGCGGGTCGCCGAGGGCGAGGACACCCGGCTGATCGCGGCGGGCATGGGCATCGCGCCGAGTACCGCCCGTACGCATGTGCAGCGGGTCCTGATGAAGCTCGGCGTCGGCTCGCGGCTGGAGGCGGCGGCGCTGGCGGCGCGTACGGGGCTGTTGGACCGGGCGGCGACGCGGGGCGCGGACGCGCGCGCGGCGGCGGGGGCCGAGGCCGCTCCGCCGCCGTGA
- a CDS encoding sodium:solute symporter family protein: MITLAAGLRLPTNGLDYAILAIYFVVVLGIGFAARRSVKTSLDFFLSGRSLPAWVTGLAFVAANLGATEILGMAATGAQYGVAVVHWYWIGAIPAMVFLGLVMMPFYYGSRVRSVPEFLLQRFDKSAHLLSSVLFAFAAILIAGVNLYALSIVVEALLGWPQWVAIVVAGLFVLAYITVGGLSSAIYNEVLQFFVILAALIPICVIGLKRVGGWDGLSASLEKSHGHSFLTAWDNTGIGEPNALGANWLTIILGLGFVLSFGYWTTNFAEVQRALSAKNLSAAQRTPLIAAYPKMFIAFLVMIPGLVAAVVVPQIGHDGSGLTYNDAIPLLMRDLLPNGVLGIAVTGLLAAFMAGMAANVSSFNTVFTSDIWAKYVRPGREDRYYLRFGRMVTAVGVLCSIGTAFLAATFNNIMGYLQTLFSFFNVPMFVVFIIGMFWKRASMKSGVWGLVAGTTAAMVNYFWIYKQGIIAIPTDQGANFVSAIVAFVVGAVVMVAVTLFTEPKPEAELAGLVYGTRSPGLEEPPAKGDDAWYRKPALLGWGAIILAALCYVPYSF; this comes from the coding sequence ATGATCACCTTGGCCGCAGGGCTACGGCTGCCCACCAACGGGCTCGATTACGCGATTCTGGCCATCTACTTCGTCGTCGTCCTCGGCATCGGCTTCGCCGCCCGGCGCAGCGTGAAGACCAGCCTGGACTTCTTCCTGTCCGGGCGGTCGCTGCCCGCCTGGGTCACCGGCCTCGCCTTCGTCGCCGCCAACCTCGGCGCGACCGAGATCCTCGGCATGGCCGCCACCGGCGCGCAGTACGGCGTCGCCGTCGTGCACTGGTACTGGATCGGCGCCATCCCCGCCATGGTGTTCCTCGGCCTGGTGATGATGCCCTTCTACTACGGCTCGCGGGTGCGCTCCGTACCGGAGTTCCTGCTCCAGCGCTTCGACAAGTCGGCGCACCTGCTCAGCTCGGTGCTGTTCGCCTTCGCCGCCATCCTGATCGCGGGCGTCAACCTCTACGCGCTGTCGATCGTCGTCGAGGCGCTGCTGGGCTGGCCGCAGTGGGTGGCCATCGTCGTCGCCGGGCTGTTCGTCCTCGCGTACATCACCGTCGGCGGCCTGTCCTCGGCGATCTACAACGAGGTGCTGCAGTTCTTCGTGATCCTGGCCGCGCTCATCCCGATCTGCGTCATCGGCCTCAAGCGGGTCGGCGGCTGGGACGGGCTGAGCGCTTCGCTGGAGAAGAGCCACGGGCACAGCTTCCTGACCGCGTGGGACAACACCGGCATCGGTGAGCCCAACGCGCTCGGCGCCAACTGGCTGACGATCATCCTGGGCCTGGGCTTCGTGCTCTCCTTCGGCTACTGGACCACCAACTTCGCCGAGGTGCAGCGCGCGCTGTCCGCGAAGAACCTCTCCGCGGCCCAGCGCACCCCGCTGATCGCCGCCTACCCGAAGATGTTCATCGCCTTCCTGGTGATGATCCCCGGCCTGGTCGCCGCGGTCGTCGTGCCGCAGATCGGCCACGACGGCTCCGGCCTGACCTACAACGACGCCATTCCGCTGCTGATGCGCGACCTGCTGCCCAACGGCGTCCTCGGCATCGCGGTCACCGGCCTGCTGGCCGCCTTCATGGCGGGCATGGCGGCCAACGTCTCGTCGTTCAACACGGTCTTCACCTCCGACATCTGGGCGAAGTACGTCAGGCCCGGCCGCGAGGACCGCTACTACCTGCGGTTCGGCCGTATGGTCACCGCCGTCGGGGTGCTGTGCAGCATCGGCACGGCCTTCCTGGCCGCCACCTTCAACAACATCATGGGCTACCTCCAGACGCTGTTCTCGTTCTTCAACGTGCCGATGTTCGTGGTGTTCATCATCGGCATGTTCTGGAAGCGGGCGTCCATGAAGTCCGGCGTCTGGGGCCTGGTCGCGGGCACCACGGCGGCGATGGTCAACTACTTCTGGATCTACAAGCAGGGCATCATCGCCATCCCCACCGACCAGGGCGCCAACTTCGTCTCCGCGATCGTCGCCTTCGTCGTCGGCGCCGTGGTGATGGTCGCCGTCACCCTGTTCACCGAGCCCAAGCCGGAGGCGGAACTGGCCGGCCTGGTCTACGGCACCCGGTCCCCCGGCCTGGAGGAGCCGCCCGCCAAGGGCGACGACGCGTGGTACCGCAAGCCGGCCCTGCTCGGCTGGGGCGCGATCATCCTGGCCGCGCTCTGCTACGTCCCGTACTCCTTCTGA
- the galT gene encoding galactose-1-phosphate uridylyltransferase, whose translation MKKTMTRLADGRELIYYDLRDDVVRDDADHRPLDPVSTASEIRHDRLLGDSVAIASHRQGRTYLPPADACPLCPSRDGRATEIPAADYDVAVFENRFPSLAGDTGRCEVVCFTSDHDASFADLTAEQAALVLEAWTDRTAELSQHPAVQQVFCFENRGAEIGVTLGHPHGQIYAYPFVTPRTERMLASLAAHREKTGGNLFDDVLADERADGRRIVLDAEHWTAFVPYAAHWPYEVHLYPKRRVPDLLALGEAARTEFPQVYLEVLRRFDRIFGPDEPPTPYISAWHQAPLHAADRGEFALHLELFTVRRTSGKLKFLAGSESGMNVFINDVPPEAAAERLREVASE comes from the coding sequence GTGAAGAAGACGATGACCCGGCTCGCCGACGGCCGGGAGCTCATCTACTACGACCTGCGCGACGACGTGGTACGCGACGACGCCGACCACCGGCCGCTCGACCCGGTCTCCACCGCCTCCGAGATCCGCCACGACCGCCTGCTCGGCGACTCCGTCGCCATCGCCTCGCACCGCCAGGGCCGTACCTACCTCCCGCCCGCCGACGCCTGCCCGCTGTGCCCCTCCCGCGACGGCCGCGCCACCGAGATCCCCGCCGCCGACTACGACGTCGCCGTCTTCGAGAACCGCTTCCCCTCCCTGGCCGGCGACACCGGCCGCTGCGAGGTCGTCTGCTTCACGTCCGACCACGACGCGTCCTTCGCCGACCTCACCGCGGAACAGGCCGCGCTCGTCCTGGAGGCGTGGACCGACCGCACCGCCGAACTCTCCCAGCACCCCGCCGTCCAGCAGGTCTTCTGCTTCGAGAACCGCGGCGCGGAGATCGGCGTGACCCTCGGCCACCCGCACGGCCAGATCTACGCCTACCCCTTCGTCACCCCGCGCACCGAGCGCATGCTGGCCTCGCTGGCCGCCCACCGCGAGAAGACCGGCGGCAACCTCTTCGACGACGTGCTCGCCGACGAACGCGCCGACGGCCGCCGCATCGTGCTGGACGCCGAGCACTGGACCGCCTTCGTCCCGTACGCCGCCCACTGGCCGTACGAGGTCCACCTCTACCCCAAGCGCCGGGTCCCCGACCTGCTCGCGCTCGGCGAGGCGGCGCGCACAGAGTTCCCACAGGTCTATCTGGAAGTCTTGCGGCGGTTCGACCGGATCTTCGGCCCCGACGAGCCACCGACCCCCTACATCTCCGCCTGGCACCAGGCGCCGCTGCACGCCGCGGACCGTGGCGAGTTCGCGCTCCATCTGGAGCTTTTCACCGTCCGCCGGACTTCCGGCAAGCTGAAGTTCCTCGCGGGTTCCGAATCCGGCATGAACGTGTTCATCAACGACGTGCCGCCGGAGGCTGCGGCCGAGCGACTGCGAGAGGTAGCGAGCGAGTGA